One genomic window of Evansella cellulosilytica DSM 2522 includes the following:
- the sufD gene encoding Fe-S cluster assembly protein SufD, with the protein MTAETKLPVDQSSVTSFSKDRQEPKWLTDLRVSSIEKASTLDLPKPDKTKITKWNFTPLSLEANVQTSGQFAELSDEVKGLIGDEEKIQNLLAQKNGVTTFTNVSSDLASKGVIFTDIETALKEHADLVEKYFMSEAVLPDENRLTALHTALLNGGTFIYVPKNVQVDVPLQAVYAQEGQFGLFNHVLIVAEANSSVTYIENYVTEGQAVETVANIVAEVYVEDGATVNFGAVDNFSTATTTYVNRRGQVNGKDAKLYWALGQMNDGNTVSENTTYLHGEGSYADTKTVAIGRGKQVQNFTTNVVHYGKHSDGQILKHGVMKEEATSIFNGITKIEHGATKSNGEQTERVLMLSEKARGDANPILLIDEDDVTAGHAASVGKIDPLQMFYLMSRGISKREAERLIIHGFLAPVVNELPIESVKEQLIEVIERKVY; encoded by the coding sequence ATGACAGCGGAAACTAAACTTCCAGTAGATCAAAGCAGTGTTACTAGCTTCTCTAAAGATCGCCAGGAGCCAAAGTGGCTTACGGACTTACGAGTTTCGTCAATAGAGAAAGCGAGTACTTTAGATCTACCGAAACCTGATAAAACAAAAATTACGAAATGGAACTTCACACCATTATCTTTGGAAGCTAACGTGCAAACTAGTGGACAATTTGCTGAACTTTCAGATGAAGTGAAAGGTCTTATTGGTGATGAAGAAAAAATACAAAATTTACTTGCTCAAAAAAATGGTGTAACTACCTTTACAAATGTTAGTTCAGATTTAGCTAGTAAGGGCGTTATTTTTACCGATATTGAGACTGCTTTAAAAGAGCATGCTGATCTAGTTGAAAAATACTTTATGTCTGAAGCTGTTTTACCAGATGAAAATCGTTTAACAGCCCTTCACACAGCACTATTAAATGGTGGGACATTTATATATGTACCAAAAAATGTGCAAGTGGACGTACCTTTACAGGCTGTTTATGCACAAGAAGGACAGTTTGGCCTATTTAACCATGTTTTAATCGTTGCTGAAGCTAATAGTTCTGTCACATATATTGAAAACTATGTTACAGAAGGTCAAGCAGTGGAAACTGTAGCTAACATTGTAGCTGAAGTTTATGTTGAGGATGGAGCTACTGTAAACTTTGGTGCTGTAGACAACTTCTCAACAGCAACAACAACGTATGTAAATCGTCGCGGACAAGTGAACGGTAAAGATGCGAAGCTATACTGGGCATTAGGTCAGATGAACGATGGTAATACGGTATCTGAAAATACTACGTATCTTCACGGAGAAGGTTCTTATGCGGATACAAAAACTGTTGCTATCGGGCGAGGCAAGCAAGTACAAAACTTTACGACAAACGTGGTACATTACGGGAAGCATTCAGATGGCCAAATACTGAAGCACGGTGTAATGAAAGAGGAAGCTACATCTATATTCAATGGAATTACTAAAATTGAGCATGGTGCAACGAAATCTAACGGTGAGCAAACAGAGCGTGTACTCATGTTAAGTGAAAAAGCACGAGGAGATGCTAACCCAATTCTTCTTATTGATGAAGATGATGTAACTGCAGGACACGCAGCTTCAGTAGGGAAAATCGACCCTCTTCAAATGTTCTATTTAATGAGCCGAGGAATTTCAAAGCGCGAAGCAGAGCGTTTAATTATTCACGGATTCTTAGCACCTGTAGTTAACGAACTACCTATTGAATCTGTAAAAGAGCAATTGATTGAGGTAATAGAAAGGAAAGTATACTAA
- a CDS encoding carboxymuconolactone decarboxylase family protein: MENQYEGSIQEALHHYKEGIGIFTKQMPDIAGKFNEFTEACFKEGALSQKEKQLIALGIGIYSQDEYCIIYHMKGCIDHGCSKEEILEAVGVTAAFGGGAAMSNAVTLVEECLQEFGGQAH; encoded by the coding sequence ATGGAAAATCAATACGAGGGTTCAATTCAAGAAGCATTGCATCATTATAAGGAAGGAATTGGTATATTTACTAAGCAAATGCCTGATATTGCTGGTAAATTTAACGAATTTACGGAGGCGTGTTTTAAGGAAGGAGCCCTTTCACAAAAAGAGAAGCAATTAATTGCCCTAGGTATAGGCATTTATAGTCAAGACGAATATTGCATTATATACCATATGAAGGGTTGCATTGATCATGGGTGTAGTAAGGAAGAAATACTTGAGGCAGTAGGCGTAACTGCAGCATTTGGTGGTGGTGCTGCAATGAGTAATGCAGTTACTTTAGTTGAAGAATGCCTTCAAGAGTTTGGAGGACAGGCACATTAG
- the sufU gene encoding Fe-S cluster assembly sulfur transfer protein SufU produces the protein MSLGNQLDTLYRQVIMDHYKNPRNRGQLEGDSLTVNMNNPTCGDRIELQMRVEDGKITDAKFVGEGCSISMSSASMMTQAIKGLSVDDALKLSEIFSSIMLGKDYDEGDFDLGDIEALQGVAKFPARIKCATLAWKAMEKGVDTNNNEEE, from the coding sequence ATGTCTTTAGGTAATCAACTAGATACGTTGTATCGTCAAGTTATTATGGATCATTACAAAAATCCTCGTAATCGTGGTCAGTTAGAAGGGGATTCATTAACAGTAAATATGAATAACCCCACTTGTGGAGATCGTATTGAGCTACAAATGCGTGTAGAGGATGGGAAAATTACAGACGCAAAGTTTGTAGGTGAAGGCTGCTCCATCAGTATGTCTTCTGCATCCATGATGACGCAAGCGATCAAGGGGTTATCAGTTGATGATGCTTTAAAGCTTTCTGAGATCTTTTCATCGATTATGTTAGGGAAAGACTATGACGAAGGTGACTTCGATTTAGGTGATATAGAAGCACTTCAAGGTGTTGCTAAGTTCCCTGCAAGAATAAAGTGTGCAACACTTGCCTGGAAAGCGATGGAAAAAGGTGTAGACACTAATAATAATGAGGAAGAATAG
- a CDS encoding MetQ/NlpA family ABC transporter substrate-binding protein, protein MKKLVKLITAFGLSLSILAACGTGEDETTDEQGTADAGEVEETTEDDATTEELVSLVIGATNVPHAEVLEFVKPLLVEEGIDLEIVTFNDYVLPNEALDAGELDANYFQHIPYLEMQIEEQGYDFVNAGGIHIEPIGVYSQDYGSLDELPEGAQFILSDSVADHGRILMMLEDHGLITLAEGAGIGASLDDIVENPKNFEFLANVEAALLPTAYEHNEGDAILINSNYALDAGLNPVEDAIALESGDQDNPYVNVIAVRSGDENDERITTLLQVLRSEDVKNFILETYDGAVVPAE, encoded by the coding sequence ATGAAAAAATTAGTTAAATTAATTACTGCATTTGGTCTTTCGTTAAGTATTTTAGCAGCTTGTGGTACTGGAGAAGATGAAACAACTGATGAGCAAGGTACTGCTGATGCTGGAGAAGTAGAAGAAACAACAGAAGATGATGCAACTACTGAAGAATTAGTATCATTAGTTATAGGGGCGACTAATGTTCCACATGCAGAGGTGTTAGAATTTGTAAAGCCACTACTAGTAGAAGAGGGAATTGATTTAGAGATTGTTACATTTAACGATTATGTTTTACCAAACGAAGCGTTAGATGCTGGTGAATTAGACGCTAACTATTTCCAACACATTCCTTACTTAGAGATGCAAATTGAAGAACAAGGCTATGACTTTGTTAATGCTGGTGGCATTCATATTGAACCAATTGGTGTTTATTCTCAAGATTATGGCAGCTTAGATGAACTACCTGAGGGAGCGCAATTTATTTTAAGTGATTCAGTTGCTGATCATGGTAGAATTTTAATGATGCTTGAGGATCATGGATTAATTACATTAGCAGAAGGTGCAGGTATTGGTGCATCTCTAGATGATATTGTAGAGAATCCAAAAAACTTTGAGTTTTTAGCTAATGTCGAAGCAGCATTATTACCAACTGCTTATGAGCACAATGAAGGTGACGCAATTTTAATTAATTCTAACTACGCTTTAGATGCTGGTTTAAATCCTGTTGAAGACGCAATTGCACTTGAGTCTGGTGACCAAGATAACCCATACGTAAACGTTATTGCTGTACGTAGTGGAGATGAAAATGACGAGCGTATCACTACATTATTACAAGTACTTCGTTCTGAGGATGTTAAAAACTTTATTTTAGAAACTTATGATGGTGCAGTAGTACCTGCTGAATAA
- a CDS encoding cysteine desulfurase, with protein sequence MNVQEVRQMFPILDQEVNGHPLVYLDSAATSQKPKQVIEKLDDYYRRYNSNVHRGVHTLGTLATDGYEGAREKVRSFINAKSTEEVIFTRGTTTAINLVASSYGRENLGPDDEIVITPMEHHSNIIPWQQVAKATGATLKYLPLQADGSIDLKDVEETVNDKTKIVSVMQVSNVLGAINPIKEITAIAHKNGAIMVVDGAQSTPHMKVDVRDLDCDFFAFSGHKMCAPTGIGVLYGKKKLLDKMEPIEFGGEMIDFVGLQESTWKELPWKFEGGTPIIAGAIGLGAAIDFLNDIGLDNIEAHEHKLVQYAMDQLSNVDGVEIYGPKHRAGLVTFNCEDVHPHDVATVLDAEGIAVRAGHHCAQPLMKWLNVSATARASFYLYNTEEDVDAFVKALIKTKEYFGNVFR encoded by the coding sequence ATGAATGTTCAAGAAGTCCGTCAAATGTTCCCGATATTAGATCAGGAAGTAAATGGGCACCCTTTAGTATATTTAGATAGCGCAGCTACTTCTCAGAAGCCAAAACAAGTGATAGAAAAGCTCGATGACTATTATCGACGCTATAATTCTAACGTTCATAGAGGTGTTCATACTTTAGGAACACTTGCTACAGATGGGTATGAGGGTGCGCGAGAAAAGGTTCGTTCCTTTATCAATGCTAAAAGTACTGAGGAAGTTATTTTTACTCGTGGAACGACGACAGCAATTAATTTAGTTGCTTCAAGCTACGGACGAGAGAATTTAGGGCCAGATGACGAAATTGTTATCACACCTATGGAACATCATAGTAATATTATTCCTTGGCAGCAAGTCGCTAAAGCAACTGGGGCGACATTAAAATATTTACCTTTACAAGCAGATGGATCCATTGATCTTAAGGACGTCGAGGAGACAGTAAACGATAAAACTAAAATCGTTTCTGTTATGCAAGTGTCAAACGTCCTTGGGGCAATTAATCCGATAAAAGAAATAACAGCAATTGCACATAAAAACGGTGCAATAATGGTCGTAGATGGTGCACAGAGCACACCACATATGAAGGTGGATGTGAGAGATTTAGATTGTGACTTCTTTGCTTTCTCTGGTCATAAAATGTGTGCTCCTACAGGCATCGGGGTACTATATGGGAAGAAAAAACTGTTAGATAAAATGGAGCCAATAGAATTTGGTGGAGAGATGATTGACTTTGTCGGTCTTCAAGAGTCGACATGGAAGGAACTTCCTTGGAAGTTTGAAGGAGGTACACCAATTATTGCAGGTGCAATAGGACTAGGTGCAGCCATTGACTTCTTAAATGATATTGGTTTAGACAATATTGAAGCACATGAGCATAAACTAGTCCAGTATGCAATGGATCAATTGTCCAATGTCGACGGAGTGGAGATCTATGGACCTAAGCATCGTGCCGGATTAGTGACATTTAATTGTGAGGATGTACATCCTCATGATGTAGCAACTGTTCTTGATGCTGAGGGTATCGCGGTTCGTGCAGGGCATCATTGCGCACAACCGTTAATGAAATGGTTGAACGTATCAGCAACTGCTAGAGCAAGCTTCTATTTGTATAATACAGAAGAAGATGTAGATGCTTTTGTTAAAGCATTAATAAAAACAAAGGAGTATTTTGGAAATGTCTTTAGGTAA
- the sufC gene encoding Fe-S cluster assembly ATPase SufC gives MTKPSLKVEDLHVSIEDKEILKGFGIEVKGGEIHAIMGPNGTGKSTLASALMGHPKYEVTQGNATFNGEDLFEMEVDERARAGLFLAMQYPSEVSGVTNADFVRSAINANREEGDEISLMKFIRQMDEKMNTLEMDESFQHRYLNEGFSGGEKKRNEILQLMMLEPKIAILDEIDSGLDIDALKVVSKGINEMRSDDFGCLIITHYQRLLNYITPDFVHVMMQGRIVKSGGPELAERLEAEGYDWIKEELGIEDETVGQ, from the coding sequence ATGACTAAGCCAAGCTTAAAAGTAGAAGATCTTCATGTATCAATTGAAGATAAAGAAATTTTGAAAGGGTTTGGAATCGAAGTTAAAGGTGGAGAAATTCATGCAATTATGGGTCCGAACGGAACTGGTAAATCAACTTTAGCCTCTGCCTTAATGGGACACCCTAAATATGAAGTAACGCAAGGGAACGCAACTTTTAATGGAGAAGACCTTTTTGAAATGGAAGTTGACGAGCGTGCACGTGCAGGACTTTTCTTAGCGATGCAATATCCAAGTGAAGTTAGTGGTGTTACGAATGCAGATTTTGTTCGTAGTGCTATTAATGCTAACCGTGAAGAGGGAGACGAAATTTCTCTTATGAAATTTATTCGTCAAATGGATGAAAAAATGAATACGTTAGAAATGGATGAATCATTCCAACATCGTTATTTAAACGAAGGGTTCTCTGGTGGAGAAAAAAAGCGTAATGAAATATTACAGCTAATGATGCTTGAACCAAAAATTGCTATTCTTGATGAAATTGATTCTGGTTTAGATATTGATGCACTAAAGGTTGTTTCTAAAGGTATTAATGAAATGCGTAGTGATGATTTTGGTTGCCTTATTATTACTCACTATCAACGCCTTCTTAATTACATAACTCCGGACTTTGTCCATGTTATGATGCAAGGTCGTATCGTTAAATCAGGTGGACCTGAATTAGCTGAAAGATTGGAAGCGGAAGGATATGACTGGATTAAAGAAGAATTAGGTATTGAAGACGAAACGGTAGGCCAATAA